Proteins from a single region of Phaeacidiphilus oryzae TH49:
- a CDS encoding VOC family protein — MPAEDEAPSWAGGVALINLFVADLDAARAFYRRVFGRPVEFEDDRSTAFRFGEVLVNLLDESAAPGVIAPAVVAAPGGGSRFALAMTVPDVDAACAELRTRGVELLNGPVDHPWGMRTAAFADPDGNVWEIASPV; from the coding sequence ATGCCAGCTGAGGACGAGGCCCCGTCGTGGGCCGGCGGGGTGGCGCTGATCAATCTCTTCGTCGCCGACCTCGATGCCGCACGGGCCTTCTACCGGCGGGTCTTCGGCCGGCCCGTCGAGTTCGAGGACGACCGCTCGACGGCCTTCCGCTTCGGAGAGGTCCTGGTGAACCTGCTGGACGAGTCCGCGGCCCCGGGGGTCATCGCCCCGGCCGTGGTGGCCGCGCCGGGCGGTGGTTCGCGCTTCGCCCTGGCGATGACCGTCCCCGACGTCGACGCGGCCTGCGCCGAGCTCAGGACCCGCGGCGTCGAGCTCCTCAACGGTCCGGTGGACCACCCGTGGGGGATGCGCACAGCGGCCTTCGCCGACCCCGACGGCAACGTGTGGGAGATAGCCTCACCGGTGTGA
- a CDS encoding PPOX class F420-dependent oxidoreductase, with protein MTGLDSATLDAFTRARYVSLTTYRRDGTPVATPVWHVMADGRLYLTTAAAAWKVRRLRRDPAVKVAVCDVRGRVAPGATEAVGSGRILDAEGTARVQSLLARKYVLARLGNGWSRLTGRWNRHPVVALEIAFPAK; from the coding sequence GTGACCGGACTGGATTCGGCGACCCTCGACGCCTTCACCCGCGCCCGCTACGTCAGCCTCACCACCTACCGCCGCGACGGTACCCCCGTCGCCACGCCGGTCTGGCATGTGATGGCGGACGGAAGGCTGTACCTCACCACCGCAGCCGCGGCCTGGAAGGTGCGGCGGCTGCGCCGCGACCCCGCGGTGAAGGTGGCGGTCTGCGACGTCCGCGGCCGGGTCGCCCCCGGGGCGACGGAAGCCGTGGGCAGCGGCAGGATTCTGGACGCCGAGGGCACCGCGCGGGTGCAGTCCCTCCTCGCCCGCAAGTACGTCCTGGCCCGGCTGGGCAATGGCTGGTCGCGATTGACGGGCCGGTGGAACCGCCATCCGGTCGTCGCCCTCGAGATCGCCTTCCCGGCGAAGTAA
- a CDS encoding TetR/AcrR family transcriptional regulator → MIETADEVGPKQTGRGAARRTELFEALVDLLTQEGFAHLTLDDLAARLRCSKRTLYGLADSKEQLVRAVVVYFFRKATVRVESDLAAESGPAAARLAAYLRAVASELAPLSPRFFEDVAGFEPASEVYEQNTRAAARRVEQLIEEGVAAGEFHDVHVAFAADVISSVMVRIQQRQVAAATGLADAEAYACLAELLLHGLRR, encoded by the coding sequence GTGATCGAAACTGCCGACGAGGTCGGGCCGAAGCAGACGGGACGCGGTGCCGCGCGCCGGACCGAGCTGTTCGAGGCCCTGGTCGACCTCCTCACCCAGGAGGGGTTCGCCCACCTCACCCTCGACGACCTGGCCGCGCGCCTGCGCTGCTCCAAGCGCACCCTCTACGGGCTCGCCGACAGCAAGGAGCAGCTGGTCCGTGCGGTGGTGGTGTACTTCTTCCGCAAGGCCACCGTGCGGGTGGAGTCCGACCTCGCGGCCGAGTCGGGCCCGGCCGCGGCCCGGCTGGCCGCCTACCTCCGGGCCGTCGCCTCGGAGCTCGCCCCGCTCTCGCCGCGGTTCTTCGAGGACGTGGCGGGCTTCGAACCGGCCTCCGAGGTCTACGAGCAGAACACCCGGGCCGCCGCCCGCCGGGTGGAGCAGCTGATCGAGGAGGGCGTGGCGGCCGGCGAGTTCCACGACGTCCACGTCGCCTTCGCGGCGGACGTCATCTCCTCGGTGATGGTCCGCATCCAGCAGCGCCAGGTGGCCGCGGCCACCGGCCTCGCCGACGCCGAGGCCTACGCCTGCCTGGCCGAGCTGCTGCTGCACGGGCTCCGCCGGTAG
- a CDS encoding acyl-CoA dehydrogenase family protein, translated as MSVDRLLPTPEAADLIALTREIADKELAPKAAEHERRELYPEGLFATLGRAGLLGLPYPEEYGGGGQPYEVYLQVLEELAARWAAVAVATSVHTLACHPLSAFGTEAQKQRWLPAMLGGEVIGGYSLSEPQAGSDAAALRCKAEPVAGADGALTGYRVTGTKAWITHGGRADFYALFARTAPGSHGISCFLAPGAAEGLSFGKPEEKLGLQAVPTTSAMWDGAVIDADRLIGTEGQGLQIAFSALDGGRLGIAACATGLAQAALDVAVDYANERTTFGRKIVDHQGLGFLLADMAAAVDSARATYLDAARRRDLGRPFGRQASVAKLIATDAAMKVTTDAVQVLGGYGYTRDFPVERYMREAKIMQIFEGTNQIQRLVISRQLSRGH; from the coding sequence ATGTCTGTCGACCGCCTGCTGCCCACCCCGGAGGCAGCCGATCTCATCGCACTGACCAGGGAGATCGCCGACAAGGAGCTGGCCCCCAAGGCGGCCGAGCACGAGCGGCGCGAGCTCTATCCGGAGGGACTCTTCGCCACCCTGGGCCGGGCCGGCCTGCTGGGACTCCCGTACCCGGAGGAGTACGGCGGCGGAGGCCAGCCTTACGAGGTCTACCTGCAGGTGCTGGAGGAGCTGGCCGCCCGCTGGGCCGCCGTCGCGGTGGCGACCAGCGTCCACACCCTCGCCTGCCATCCGCTCAGTGCCTTCGGCACCGAGGCGCAGAAGCAGCGCTGGCTGCCGGCCATGCTCGGCGGCGAGGTGATCGGCGGCTACAGCCTCTCCGAGCCGCAGGCCGGCTCCGACGCGGCCGCACTGCGCTGCAAGGCGGAGCCGGTCGCGGGCGCGGACGGCGCGCTCACCGGGTACCGCGTCACCGGCACCAAGGCCTGGATCACCCACGGCGGCCGAGCCGACTTCTACGCCCTCTTCGCCCGCACCGCGCCGGGCAGCCACGGCATCTCCTGCTTCCTGGCGCCCGGTGCCGCGGAGGGGCTGAGCTTCGGCAAGCCGGAGGAGAAGCTCGGCCTGCAGGCCGTGCCGACCACCTCGGCCATGTGGGACGGCGCGGTCATCGACGCGGACCGCCTGATCGGCACCGAGGGGCAGGGCCTGCAGATCGCGTTCAGCGCCCTCGACGGCGGCCGGCTCGGCATCGCGGCCTGCGCCACCGGTCTCGCCCAGGCCGCGCTGGACGTGGCGGTCGACTACGCCAACGAGCGCACCACCTTCGGCCGGAAGATCGTCGACCATCAGGGCCTCGGCTTCCTCCTGGCGGACATGGCCGCCGCCGTCGACTCCGCCCGCGCGACCTACCTCGACGCGGCCCGCCGCCGCGATCTGGGCCGCCCGTTCGGCCGCCAGGCCAGCGTCGCCAAGCTGATCGCGACGGACGCCGCGATGAAGGTCACCACCGACGCGGTCCAGGTGCTCGGCGGTTACGGCTACACCCGCGACTTCCCGGTCGAGCGCTATATGCGCGAGGCGAAGATCATGCAGATCTTCGAAGGGACCAACCAGATCCAGCGCCTGGTGATCAGCCGCCAGCTCTCCCGGGGGCACTGA